A window of the Cystobacter ferrugineus genome harbors these coding sequences:
- a CDS encoding thermonuclease family protein, which yields MLAMRRRWSRLGVLVWGLGVWSGCGSESACGPGGGVVSRVVDGDTVVLQSGERVRYLLVDTPESTGGKHDCFGAESRDFNRSLVEGRVVRLTYGEACTDRYGRLLAYVSVDGREVNSVLAQEGYACVLYVPPAGGSRRSEFQALESAARRARRGMWGQCAEVACE from the coding sequence ATGCTCGCCATGAGGCGACGGTGGAGCCGGCTGGGGGTGCTCGTGTGGGGGCTCGGGGTGTGGAGCGGGTGCGGCTCGGAGTCCGCTTGTGGCCCGGGCGGGGGCGTGGTGTCGCGGGTGGTGGATGGGGATACGGTGGTGCTGCAGAGTGGCGAGCGCGTGCGCTACCTGCTCGTGGATACCCCGGAGAGCACCGGGGGCAAGCACGACTGCTTCGGCGCCGAGTCCCGGGACTTCAACCGCTCGCTCGTCGAGGGGCGCGTGGTCCGGCTGACGTACGGGGAGGCCTGCACGGACCGGTATGGGCGGCTGCTCGCCTACGTGAGCGTGGACGGGCGCGAGGTGAACAGCGTGCTCGCCCAGGAGGGCTATGCGTGCGTCCTCTACGTGCCTCCGGCGGGAGGCTCGCGGCGCTCGGAGTTCCAGGCGCTCGAGTCGGCGGCCCGGCGCGCCCGGCGGGGAATGTGGGGCCAGTGCGCCGAGGTCGCGTGCGAGTGA